A stretch of the Enterobacter mori genome encodes the following:
- a CDS encoding flavodoxin, translating into MAEVGIFVGTMYGNSLLVAEEAEAILASQGHKATVYEDPELADWEKYQDKYILVVTSTTGQGDLPDSIVPLFQGIKDQLGYQPNVHYGIIALGDSSYANFCGGGKQFDALLQEQSAQRVGEILLIDAGEHPEPESESNPWVENWASLLK; encoded by the coding sequence ATGGCTGAAGTAGGCATTTTTGTCGGCACAATGTACGGCAACTCGCTGCTGGTAGCGGAAGAGGCTGAGGCAATACTCGCCAGTCAGGGCCATAAAGCCACGGTCTATGAAGACCCGGAACTGGCCGACTGGGAAAAGTATCAAGATAAATACATTCTGGTGGTGACCTCCACGACCGGGCAGGGCGATCTGCCGGACAGCATCGTGCCGCTGTTCCAGGGCATTAAAGACCAGCTTGGCTATCAGCCGAACGTGCATTACGGCATCATTGCCCTGGGCGACAGCTCTTACGCCAACTTCTGCGGCGGCGGCAAGCAGTTCGATGCGCTCCTGCAGGAACAGAGCGCCCAGCGCGTCGGCGAGATACTGCTGATTGATGCCGGGGAGCACCCGGAGCCAGAAAGCGAATCAAACCCGTGGGTGGAGAACTGGGCCTCACTTCTTAAATAA
- a CDS encoding YqcC family protein, whose protein sequence is MTQHDSVRAQLHAIEALLRQHQLWQELAPQPEAFASTQPFCLDTLAPFEWLQWVLIPRMHALLDGGHPLPQTFAVSPYYEMALEAAHPAREVMLVELERLDALFAGDDA, encoded by the coding sequence ATGACGCAACACGATAGCGTTCGTGCCCAGTTGCACGCCATCGAAGCACTCTTGCGCCAACATCAGCTGTGGCAGGAGCTCGCGCCGCAGCCAGAAGCATTCGCAAGTACCCAGCCATTCTGCCTGGATACGCTGGCTCCGTTTGAGTGGCTGCAGTGGGTGTTGATTCCGCGCATGCACGCTCTGCTGGACGGCGGCCATCCGCTGCCGCAGACCTTTGCCGTCTCTCCCTATTATGAAATGGCGCTGGAAGCGGCCCATCCCGCGCGCGAGGTTATGCTGGTTGAGTTAGAACGTCTGGATGCGCTTTTTGCCGGTGACGATGCATGA
- the syd gene encoding SecY-interacting protein — MDIETANALTTFTTRYCDAWHEKQGTWPQSADLYGVPSPCIISSIDDYVIWQPKPFAGEQNVNAVERAMDIVVQPAVHAFYTAQFAGDMPARFADITLTLLQTWSEDDLRRVQENLIGHLVTQKRLKLSPTLFIATLDSELDVISVCNLSGEVVKETIGTRNRETLAPSLADFLTRLEPLL, encoded by the coding sequence GTGGATATCGAAACTGCAAATGCCCTGACGACCTTCACGACCCGCTATTGCGATGCATGGCATGAAAAACAGGGGACGTGGCCGCAAAGCGCTGATTTATATGGCGTACCCTCGCCGTGCATTATCTCTTCGATCGACGATTACGTGATCTGGCAGCCGAAACCCTTTGCAGGCGAGCAAAATGTAAATGCGGTTGAACGGGCAATGGACATTGTGGTACAACCAGCGGTTCACGCGTTTTATACCGCGCAGTTCGCAGGGGATATGCCTGCGCGCTTTGCCGATATTACGCTGACGCTGTTGCAGACCTGGAGCGAAGACGATCTGCGGCGTGTACAGGAAAACCTGATTGGTCACCTGGTCACGCAAAAGCGCCTTAAGCTTTCTCCGACGCTCTTTATTGCCACGCTGGACAGCGAACTTGACGTTATCTCCGTCTGTAACCTGTCAGGTGAAGTGGTTAAAGAGACGATCGGCACCCGCAATCGCGAGACTCTCGCCCCCTCTCTTGCGGATTTCCTCACCCGACTTGAGCCACTTCTGTAA
- the gudD gene encoding glucarate dehydratase has protein sequence MSTFSTPVVTSMQIVPVAGHDSMLMNLSGAHAPFFTRNIVIITDNSGHTGVGEIPGGEKIRKTLEDAIPLVVGKTLGEYKNVLNSVRSAFADRDAGGRGLQTFDLRTTIHVVTGIEAAMLDLLGQHLGVNVASLLGEGQQRTEVEMLGYLFFVGNRKLTPLPYQSQPDEHCDWYRVRHDEAMTPDAVVRLAEAAYEKYGFNDFKLKGGVLAGEEEAEAITALAKRFPQARVTLDPNGAWSLDEAIKIGKQLKGVLAYAEDPCGAEQGFSGREVMAEFRRATGLPTATNMIATDWRQMGHTLSLQSVDIPLADPHFWTMQGSVRVAQMCHEFGLTWGSHSNNHFDVSLAMFTHVAAAAPGTITAIDTHWIWQEGNQRLTKQPLEIKGGMVQVPATPGLGVELDMDQVMKAHELYQKHGLGARDDALAMQYLIPDWTFDNKRPCMVR, from the coding sequence ATGAGCACATTTTCTACCCCTGTAGTCACTTCCATGCAGATCGTTCCGGTTGCGGGCCATGACAGCATGCTGATGAATTTGAGCGGCGCACATGCGCCGTTCTTTACCCGCAATATCGTGATTATCACAGACAATTCCGGCCATACGGGCGTGGGCGAAATTCCGGGCGGGGAAAAGATCCGCAAAACGCTGGAGGACGCCATTCCGCTGGTGGTGGGGAAAACCCTCGGCGAATACAAAAATGTTCTCAATAGCGTGCGTAGCGCCTTTGCGGACCGCGATGCGGGCGGGCGCGGGCTGCAAACCTTCGATCTGCGTACGACCATTCACGTGGTCACCGGTATTGAGGCAGCAATGTTGGATCTGCTTGGTCAGCATCTTGGCGTGAACGTTGCGTCCCTGCTGGGCGAGGGGCAGCAGCGCACAGAAGTGGAAATGCTGGGCTATCTGTTCTTTGTTGGCAACCGCAAGCTGACGCCGCTGCCATACCAGAGCCAGCCGGATGAGCACTGCGACTGGTACCGCGTTCGCCACGATGAAGCGATGACTCCTGACGCGGTCGTGCGTCTGGCCGAAGCCGCGTACGAAAAATATGGGTTCAACGACTTCAAACTGAAGGGCGGCGTACTGGCAGGGGAAGAAGAAGCAGAAGCCATTACCGCGCTGGCAAAACGTTTCCCGCAGGCGCGCGTGACGCTGGATCCGAACGGCGCATGGTCGCTTGATGAAGCGATTAAAATCGGTAAGCAGCTCAAAGGCGTGCTGGCCTATGCGGAAGATCCGTGTGGGGCCGAGCAGGGCTTCTCCGGGCGCGAGGTGATGGCCGAGTTTCGCCGCGCCACCGGTTTGCCAACGGCAACCAATATGATCGCTACCGACTGGCGCCAGATGGGGCATACCTTATCCCTTCAGTCCGTCGATATTCCTCTGGCGGACCCGCACTTCTGGACGATGCAGGGTTCGGTGCGCGTGGCGCAGATGTGTCACGAGTTCGGCCTGACCTGGGGCTCACATTCCAACAACCACTTCGACGTGTCGCTGGCGATGTTCACTCACGTCGCCGCTGCCGCGCCGGGCACGATCACCGCCATCGATACCCACTGGATCTGGCAGGAGGGCAATCAGCGTCTTACTAAGCAGCCACTTGAAATCAAAGGCGGTATGGTGCAGGTGCCAGCCACGCCGGGGCTGGGCGTTGAGCTGGATATGGACCAGGTGATGAAAG
- the ppnN gene encoding nucleotide 5'-monophosphate nucleosidase PpnN: MITHISPLGSMDMLSQLEVDMLKRTASSDLYQLFRNCSLAVLNSGSLTDNSKELLSRFESFDINVLRRERGVKLEVINPPEDAFVDGRIIRSLQANLFAVLRDILFVNGQIHNAGRFQHLDLESSVHITNLVFSILRNARALHVGEAPNMVVCWGGHSINETEYLYARRVGTQLGLRELNICTGCGPGAMEAPMKGAAVGHAQQRYKEGRFIGMTEPSIIAAEPPNPLVNELIIMPDIEKRLEAFVRIAHGIIIFPGGVGTAEELLYLLGILMNPANKDQVLPLILTGPKESADYFRVLDEFIVHTLGEAARRHYRIIIDDAAEVARQMKKAMPLVKENRRDTGDAYSFNWSIRIAPDLQIPFEPSHENMANLKLYPDQPVEVLAADLRRAFSGIVAGNVKEVGIRAIEEFGPYKIHGDPEMMRRMDDMLQGFVAQHRMKLPGSAYIPCYEIIK, from the coding sequence TTGATTACACATATTAGCCCGCTTGGCTCAATGGATATGTTGTCGCAGCTGGAAGTGGACATGCTTAAACGCACGGCCAGTAGCGATCTCTATCAACTGTTTCGTAACTGTTCACTTGCCGTACTGAACTCCGGAAGCCTGACCGACAACAGTAAAGAGCTGCTGTCTCGCTTCGAAAGCTTTGATATCAACGTGCTGCGCCGCGAGCGTGGCGTGAAGCTTGAAGTCATCAACCCGCCGGAAGACGCCTTTGTCGACGGGCGCATTATTCGCTCTCTGCAGGCCAACCTGTTTGCCGTGCTGCGCGACATTCTGTTTGTTAACGGGCAGATCCATAACGCTGGCCGCTTCCAGCATCTCGACCTGGAAAGCTCGGTCCATATCACCAACCTGGTGTTCTCGATTCTGCGTAACGCACGTGCCCTGCACGTGGGCGAAGCACCGAACATGGTCGTCTGCTGGGGCGGTCACTCCATTAACGAGACCGAATACCTTTATGCGCGTCGGGTGGGCACCCAGCTTGGCCTGCGCGAGCTGAATATCTGTACCGGCTGCGGTCCGGGCGCAATGGAAGCGCCAATGAAAGGTGCCGCAGTGGGACACGCGCAGCAACGCTATAAAGAAGGACGTTTTATCGGTATGACCGAGCCGTCCATCATCGCGGCTGAGCCGCCTAACCCGCTGGTTAACGAACTGATTATCATGCCGGATATCGAGAAACGTCTTGAGGCGTTTGTCCGTATCGCCCACGGCATTATCATCTTCCCGGGCGGCGTGGGCACGGCAGAAGAGCTGCTTTATCTGCTGGGTATTCTGATGAACCCGGCCAACAAAGATCAGGTTCTGCCGCTGATCCTGACCGGGCCGAAAGAGAGCGCAGATTACTTCCGCGTGCTGGACGAATTTATCGTGCACACGCTGGGTGAAGCGGCGCGTCGTCACTATCGCATCATCATTGACGATGCCGCAGAAGTGGCTCGCCAGATGAAGAAAGCGATGCCACTGGTGAAAGAGAACCGTCGTGATACCGGGGATGCTTACAGCTTTAACTGGTCAATCCGCATCGCGCCGGACCTGCAGATCCCGTTTGAACCTTCGCATGAAAATATGGCGAACCTGAAGCTCTACCCCGATCAGCCAGTGGAAGTGCTGGCAGCCGATCTGCGCCGCGCCTTCTCCGGTATTGTGGCGGGTAACGTGAAAGAGGTGGGGATCCGCGCCATTGAAGAATTTGGGCCGTATAAGATCCACGGTGACCCGGAGATGATGCGTCGCATGGATGACATGCTGCAGGGCTTTGTCGCCCAGCACCGCATGAAGCTGCCGGGCTCGGCCTATATTCCTTGCTACGAAATCATCAAATAA
- the gudP gene encoding galactarate/glucarate/glycerate transporter GudP, whose translation MSTLSHAASSAEKRTNARYWIVVMLFIVTSFNYGDRATLSIAGSEMAKDIGLDPVGMGYVFSAFSWAYVIGQIPGGWLLDRFGSKRVYFWSIFIWSMFTLLQGFVDIFSGFGIIVALFTLRFLVGLAEAPSFPGNSRIVAAWFPAQERGTAVAIFNSAQYFATVIFAPIMGWLTHEVGWSHVFFFMGGLGIIISFIWLKVIHEPNQHPGVNKKELEYIAEGGALINMDQKSAKAKVPFSQKWAQIKQLVGSRMMIGIYLGQYCINALTYFFITWFPVYLVQARGMSILKAGFVASVPAICGFVGGVLGGVISDWLMRRTGSLNIARKTPIVLGMLLSMTMVFCNYVSAEWMIIGFMAMAFFGKGIGALGWAVMADTAPKEISGLSGGLFNMFGNISGIVTPIAIGYIVGTTGSFNGALIYVGVHALVAVLSYLVLVGDIKRVELKPVGERG comes from the coding sequence ATGAGTACATTAAGCCACGCAGCGAGCAGCGCTGAAAAGCGCACCAATGCCCGCTACTGGATAGTGGTGATGCTGTTTATCGTCACGTCCTTTAACTATGGTGACCGCGCCACGCTGTCGATTGCCGGTTCTGAAATGGCGAAAGATATCGGGCTTGATCCCGTGGGCATGGGGTATGTTTTCTCCGCATTTTCATGGGCCTATGTCATCGGCCAAATTCCTGGCGGCTGGCTGCTTGACCGCTTTGGCTCAAAACGGGTCTATTTCTGGTCCATCTTTATCTGGTCGATGTTTACCCTGTTGCAGGGTTTCGTCGATATCTTCAGCGGCTTCGGCATTATCGTGGCGCTCTTCACGCTGCGCTTCCTGGTAGGCTTAGCGGAAGCACCGTCATTCCCGGGGAACAGCCGCATTGTCGCAGCCTGGTTCCCGGCGCAGGAGAGAGGAACCGCGGTCGCGATTTTCAACTCTGCACAATACTTCGCCACGGTTATCTTCGCGCCAATCATGGGCTGGCTGACGCATGAGGTGGGCTGGTCACATGTCTTCTTCTTTATGGGTGGGCTTGGGATCATCATCAGCTTTATCTGGCTGAAAGTGATCCACGAACCCAATCAACACCCGGGCGTGAACAAGAAGGAGCTGGAGTACATCGCGGAAGGCGGAGCGCTGATCAACATGGATCAGAAATCCGCAAAAGCAAAAGTCCCGTTCAGCCAGAAATGGGCGCAGATCAAGCAGCTCGTTGGCTCGCGCATGATGATCGGTATCTATCTGGGCCAGTATTGCATCAACGCCTTAACTTACTTCTTCATCACCTGGTTCCCGGTTTATCTCGTGCAGGCTCGCGGCATGTCGATCCTCAAAGCGGGGTTTGTCGCCTCGGTTCCGGCGATCTGCGGATTCGTCGGTGGTGTGCTGGGCGGCGTGATTTCCGACTGGCTGATGCGCCGCACCGGCTCGCTGAATATCGCCCGTAAAACGCCGATTGTGCTCGGTATGCTGCTCTCCATGACCATGGTGTTCTGTAACTACGTCAGCGCAGAGTGGATGATTATCGGCTTTATGGCGATGGCCTTCTTTGGCAAAGGGATTGGCGCGCTGGGCTGGGCGGTGATGGCGGATACGGCACCAAAAGAGATCAGCGGCCTGAGCGGCGGTCTGTTCAACATGTTCGGCAATATTTCCGGGATTGTCACGCCAATCGCTATCGGCTACATCGTTGGCACCACCGGTTCCTTTAACGGTGCGCTGATTTACGTAGGGGTGCATGCGCTGGTAGCGGTGCTGAGTTACCTGGTGCTTGTCGGCGATATCAAACGCGTCGAACTTAAACCTGTAGGGGAGCGTGGATGA
- the queF gene encoding NADPH-dependent 7-cyano-7-deazaguanine reductase QueF (Catalyzes the NADPH-dependent reduction of 7-cyano-7-deazaguanine (preQ0) to 7-aminomethyl-7-deazaguanine (preQ1) in queuosine biosynthesis), translating to MSYENHQALTGLTLGKSTDYRDTYDASLLQGVPRSLNRDPLGLHADALPFVGGDIWTLYELSWLNARGLPQVAVGHVELDYASVNLVESKSFKLYLNSFNQTTFNSWEDVQTTLERDLRACAQGDVAVSLYRLNELEGQPIAHFNGACIDDQDIEVESYEFSTDYLENAASGKVVEETLVSHLLKSNCLITHQPDWGSVQIQYRGPKIDREKLLRYLVSFRHHNEFHEQCVERIFNDIMRFCEPEKLSVYARYTRRGGLDINPWRTNTDFVPATGRLVRQ from the coding sequence ATGTCTTACGAAAATCATCAGGCGTTAACCGGCTTAACGCTGGGTAAATCGACCGATTACCGCGACACCTACGATGCAAGCCTTCTGCAGGGCGTGCCCCGCAGCCTGAACCGCGACCCGCTTGGGTTACACGCGGACGCGCTGCCGTTTGTCGGCGGCGACATCTGGACGCTGTACGAACTCTCCTGGCTTAACGCGCGCGGGCTGCCGCAGGTGGCCGTGGGCCACGTCGAGCTGGATTACGCCAGCGTTAACCTCGTCGAGTCCAAAAGCTTCAAGCTTTATCTCAACAGTTTTAACCAGACAACATTCAACAGCTGGGAAGACGTCCAGACTACGCTGGAGCGGGATTTACGCGCCTGTGCACAAGGAGACGTTGCCGTATCGCTGTATCGCCTGAATGAGCTGGAAGGGCAGCCTATTGCCCACTTTAACGGTGCCTGCATTGACGATCAGGACATTGAAGTTGAAAGCTATGAGTTCAGTACCGACTACCTCGAAAATGCGGCAAGCGGAAAGGTGGTTGAAGAGACGCTGGTGAGCCATCTGCTGAAATCCAACTGTCTGATCACCCACCAGCCAGACTGGGGCTCGGTGCAGATCCAGTATCGCGGGCCGAAAATCGACCGTGAAAAACTGCTGCGCTACCTGGTGTCGTTCCGCCATCACAACGAATTCCACGAGCAGTGCGTGGAGCGCATCTTTAACGACATTATGCGTTTCTGCGAGCCAGAAAAGCTGAGCGTTTATGCGCGCTACACCCGCCGTGGCGGGCTGGACATCAACCCGTGGCGTACCAATACCGATTTTGTGCCTGCAACGGGCCGTCTGGTGCGTCAATAA
- a CDS encoding HAAAP family serine/threonine permease: METTQTSTVASIDSRSGWRKTDTMWMLGLYGTAIGAGVLFLPINAGVGGLIPLIIMAIIAFPMTFFAHRGLTRFVLSGKNPGEDITEVVEEHFGVGAGKLITLLYFFAIYPILLVYSVAITNTVGSFMAHQLHLTPPPRAILSLILIVGMMTIVRFGEQMIVKAMSVLVFPFVIALMVLACYLIPNWNGAALETLSLSSASATGNGLWMTLWLAIPVMVFSFNHSPIISSFAVAKREEYGNGAEKKCSSILARAHVMMVLTVMFFVFSCVLSLSPADLAAAKEQNISILSYLANHFNAPVIAWMAPIIAMIAITKSFLGHYLGAREGFNGMVIKSLRGKGKSIEINKLNKITALFMLLTTWAVATLNPSILGMIETLGGPVIAMILFLMPMYAIQKVPAMRKYSGHISNVFVVIMGLIAISAIFYSLFS; encoded by the coding sequence ATGGAAACCACTCAAACCAGCACCGTTGCTTCGATTGATTCCCGAAGTGGTTGGCGCAAAACGGATACCATGTGGATGCTTGGCCTTTACGGCACAGCAATCGGCGCTGGTGTACTGTTCCTTCCTATCAACGCAGGCGTCGGCGGTCTGATTCCGCTGATCATCATGGCTATCATCGCTTTCCCGATGACCTTCTTTGCACACCGCGGCCTGACCCGCTTCGTGCTGTCCGGTAAAAACCCGGGCGAAGACATCACCGAAGTGGTTGAAGAGCATTTCGGCGTGGGCGCAGGTAAACTGATTACTCTGCTCTACTTCTTCGCGATTTACCCAATCCTGCTGGTTTACAGCGTGGCGATCACCAACACCGTTGGAAGCTTCATGGCGCACCAGCTGCACCTGACGCCGCCACCGCGTGCCATTCTGTCTCTGATCCTGATCGTGGGCATGATGACCATCGTGCGCTTCGGCGAACAGATGATTGTGAAAGCGATGAGCGTGCTGGTCTTCCCGTTCGTTATCGCTCTGATGGTGCTGGCCTGCTACCTGATCCCAAACTGGAACGGTGCGGCACTGGAAACCCTGTCCCTGAGCAGCGCATCTGCAACCGGTAACGGCCTGTGGATGACCCTGTGGCTGGCGATCCCGGTAATGGTGTTCTCCTTCAACCACTCTCCAATCATCTCCTCCTTCGCCGTAGCGAAGCGCGAAGAGTACGGTAATGGTGCAGAGAAGAAGTGCTCCAGCATCCTGGCTCGCGCTCACGTGATGATGGTGTTGACCGTGATGTTCTTCGTGTTCAGCTGCGTACTGAGCCTCTCCCCAGCCGATCTGGCTGCGGCGAAAGAGCAGAACATCTCCATCCTGTCTTACCTGGCAAACCACTTTAACGCACCGGTTATTGCATGGATGGCACCGATCATCGCGATGATCGCTATCACCAAATCCTTCCTCGGCCACTACCTGGGCGCGCGTGAAGGCTTTAACGGTATGGTGATTAAATCTCTGCGCGGTAAAGGCAAGAGCATTGAAATCAACAAGCTGAACAAAATCACTGCACTGTTCATGCTGCTCACCACCTGGGCGGTAGCGACCCTGAACCCAAGCATCCTGGGTATGATTGAAACCCTGGGCGGCCCGGTCATCGCGATGATTCTGTTCCTGATGCCGATGTACGCGATTCAGAAAGTCCCTGCGATGCGTAAATACAGCGGCCATATCAGCAACGTGTTCGTTGTGATTATGGGCCTGATTGCCATCTCCGCTATTTTCTACTCGCTGTTCAGCTAA
- a CDS encoding glucarate dehydratase family protein produces MTTQSSPIVTEMKVIPVAGQDSMLLNIGGAHNAWFTRNIVVLTDSAGNTGVGEAPGGEVIYQTLVDAIPQVVGQEVARLNKVVQRVHKGNQSADFDTFGKGAWTFELRVNAVAALEAALLDLLGKALNVPVCELLGPGKQRDAVTVLGYLFYVGDRNKTDLPYLERSPGNHDWYHLRHQEALNGEAVVRLAQAAQDRYGFKDFKLKGGVLPGEQEIETARALKKRFPDARITVDPNGAWLLDEAISLCKGLGDVLTYAEDPCGAEQGFSGREVMAEFRRATGLPVATNMIATNWREMGHAVMLNSVDIPLADPHFWTLSGAVRVAQLCDDWGLTWGCHSNNHFDISLAMFTHVGAAAPGNPTAIDTHWIWQEGEARLTKNPLEIKNGSIAVPDAPGLGVELDWDQIHKAHEAYKRLPGGARNDAGPMQYLIPGWTFDRKRPVFGRH; encoded by the coding sequence ATGACAACGCAATCAAGTCCTATCGTCACTGAGATGAAGGTCATCCCGGTGGCCGGACAGGACAGCATGCTGCTCAATATTGGCGGTGCGCATAACGCCTGGTTTACCCGCAATATCGTGGTACTGACCGACAGCGCGGGGAATACCGGCGTGGGCGAAGCACCGGGAGGAGAGGTGATTTACCAGACGCTGGTTGATGCCATTCCACAGGTGGTGGGCCAGGAAGTGGCCCGTCTGAACAAAGTGGTTCAGCGGGTGCATAAGGGTAACCAGTCTGCTGACTTTGATACCTTCGGAAAAGGTGCCTGGACGTTTGAACTGCGCGTCAATGCGGTTGCCGCGCTGGAAGCCGCTCTGCTCGATTTGCTCGGTAAGGCACTGAATGTCCCGGTCTGCGAACTGCTGGGGCCAGGTAAGCAGCGCGATGCGGTAACGGTGTTGGGCTACCTGTTCTACGTAGGCGACCGTAATAAAACCGATCTGCCATATCTGGAACGTTCGCCGGGCAACCATGATTGGTATCACCTGCGCCATCAAGAGGCGCTCAACGGTGAGGCGGTGGTGCGTTTGGCGCAAGCCGCACAGGACCGCTACGGCTTTAAAGATTTCAAACTGAAAGGCGGCGTGTTGCCTGGCGAGCAGGAAATTGAAACTGCCCGCGCGCTGAAAAAGCGTTTCCCCGATGCGCGGATCACCGTTGACCCGAACGGCGCATGGTTACTGGATGAGGCCATCTCGCTCTGTAAAGGTCTGGGCGATGTACTGACCTACGCAGAAGATCCGTGCGGTGCCGAACAGGGCTTCTCTGGTCGGGAAGTGATGGCCGAGTTTCGTCGCGCCACCGGGCTGCCGGTTGCCACTAACATGATCGCGACCAACTGGCGTGAAATGGGGCACGCAGTGATGTTGAATTCGGTGGACATTCCGCTGGCTGACCCGCACTTCTGGACGCTGTCCGGCGCGGTGCGCGTGGCGCAGCTGTGTGACGACTGGGGGCTGACCTGGGGCTGTCACTCCAACAACCATTTCGACATTTCGCTGGCGATGTTTACTCACGTTGGCGCGGCGGCACCGGGTAACCCGACCGCCATCGACACCCACTGGATTTGGCAGGAGGGGGAAGCCCGACTGACGAAAAATCCGCTGGAGATCAAAAACGGCAGCATTGCCGTACCGGATGCGCCGGGGCTGGGCGTGGAGCTTGACTGGGATCAGATCCACAAAGCGCATGAGGCGTATAAGAGGTTGCCTGGCGGCGCGCGTAACGACGCGGGCCCGATGCAGTATCTTATCCCCGGCTGGACATTTGACCGTAAGCGCCCTGTTTTTGGACGTCACTGA
- the truC gene encoding tRNA pseudouridine(65) synthase TruC has protein sequence MTLEILYQDEWLVAVNKPSGWLVHRSWLDRDEKVVVMQTVRDQIGQHVFTAHRLDRPTSGVLLMGLSSEAGRLLSQQFEQHQMQKRYHAIVRGWLTEAATLDYPLVEELDKIADKFARDDKGPQPAVTDYRGMATTEMPVATSKFPTTRYSLVELLPKTGRKHQLRRHLAHLRHPIIGDSKHGDLRQNRSAAEHFGCHRLMLHASELSLTHPFTGEPLTIRAGLDDVWMQALSQFGWLGQLPENERVEFVPGNVQDEQQAQ, from the coding sequence ATGACGCTTGAGATCCTCTATCAGGACGAGTGGCTGGTGGCGGTCAACAAGCCGTCGGGCTGGCTGGTGCACCGCAGCTGGCTCGATCGCGATGAGAAAGTGGTGGTGATGCAGACCGTTCGCGACCAGATTGGTCAGCATGTGTTTACCGCCCATCGTCTGGACCGTCCAACCTCCGGCGTGCTGCTGATGGGGCTTTCCAGCGAGGCGGGACGTCTGCTTTCGCAGCAGTTTGAACAGCACCAGATGCAAAAGCGCTACCACGCGATTGTGCGCGGCTGGCTGACGGAAGCCGCCACGCTCGACTATCCGCTGGTGGAGGAACTGGATAAAATCGCCGATAAATTTGCCCGTGATGATAAAGGCCCGCAGCCAGCGGTGACGGATTATCGCGGCATGGCGACGACCGAAATGCCGGTGGCGACCAGCAAGTTTCCGACCACACGCTACAGCCTGGTTGAACTTTTGCCTAAAACCGGGCGCAAGCACCAGCTTCGCCGCCACCTTGCGCACCTGCGCCACCCGATTATTGGCGACAGCAAGCACGGTGATTTGCGCCAGAACCGCAGCGCGGCCGAGCATTTTGGCTGCCATCGCCTGATGCTGCACGCCAGCGAGCTGAGCCTGACGCATCCGTTCACCGGCGAACCGCTGACTATCCGCGCGGGGCTGGACGACGTCTGGATGCAGGCGCTGTCACAATTTGGCTGGCTGGGACAACTCCCCGAAAATGAAAGGGTTGAGTTTGTACCGGGCAACGTTCAGGATGAACAGCAAGCGCAATAA